agtggttgggagtccgcctgctgatgcaggggacatgggttcgtgtcccggtccgggaagatcccacatgccacggagcggctgggcccgtgagccatggccactaagcctgcgcgtccggagcctgtgctccgcaacgggagaggccacaacagtgagaggcccgcgtgccgcaaaaaaaaaaaaaaaacaacaaaaaaacaagtgcCAATTATTTTCGGAAAAGCCCTCGTCTGGACTTAGGTTAATGTGAGTtatgttatctttcttttttgcttctgtCACAGCAGGAAAGCATGGGAATGGGGAGCTGGTCTCTTCATACAACCttggaaaggaaatgagaagaaaaacacaaagggGAGCGTCTGTGTTTGAGTTACGGTTATCCTGAGATAAATCAGATATGTGCCTTTGGGCCCAGACGGGCGTGACTCTCACCGTCCCCTACAGTGCCTTGCATGtcgtaggcacttaataaatgctcaCTGCGTGGATGGATCTGGTGACTACAAGTGGAAAACACGCACATGGCAGGGATGTGGGAGACCCTCTAGGCCTGCTTCCTCGCttggcagatggggaaactgaggcccacagaagtGGGGGTGAAACGAGCAAGGTCATGTGACCAGTTCCTGATGGAGTTAGACTTAGAAccgtattttctaaatttctccttAAATTTCCCAGTCTCTTCAGATCTGAAGCTGTAAGGAGAGCTCCGTGGACTCGACCATGTGCCCTGACCGCAGGAAAGTCACCTCCCCCATCAGAAGCTCCCAGAGGTAAAGGGGGCCCTGGGTGTCGAGGCCGGGCGTACGGGACAAGCAGCAGGTCCCCTCTAGGCAGCTGCCCTCCTGGGACCCCAATCCTGCCTGGGCTGGGGGACCACGGTCCCGGGGAGGTGGCCCCGACAGCAGCGGCCAGACCCCTGCGGCCCTGAGTGAGGTAGAGGAACACAGAGGTCAGTGGGAGTGGGTCGTTGCGTCCCTGCCGCAGGTCCCGGGACGGGGTGAAGCGGCAGCCTCAGCGCGTCGAGAGGAACATGTAGACAGAGCCCCCGACCGCTTCTGGGGCTGAAAGCAAGTCACTGCAAGTACTTGCTGAAAAGATGGATCACAGGAGAAGGAGTGTGGTTCCTGCTCACGGGGACAGACAGAATGAGGACAAAGGGGTCCCGGGAACCAGAGgcgagagagagggaaggggcaggggctgTCACGGCAGGCAGGGAGGTGACAGGCTTCAGGGTGAGGGTCCAGTGGGCTGGTCCAGGGAGGAGGGTTGAGGATGTGCGCTGGGGTGGGCTTGTCATTTCCGCTGAGCTGCCCCCGAACATTCTCTGGGCTTCAAGCCACCAAGGCCTCCCACGTGTCACACGGGGGCCGCTGAAAAGCCCAGGGGCTCCTCTGCTTCCCGCGTGATTTTGGTTTATAGAACGGACGAGTCGGCCTCGTGCAAAACGCACATCTGAGGCCTGTGAAGAACCTGGCACGTTTGCACAACGTACGCCGTACACGCAGACGCCTCCGAAGAACGCTGGCGACAACACACGGACTGATGACCCAGCGGTGAACCACCTGGGTTTCTCGCGTCAGAACACGGCACCACGGCTGTCTGCGAGGCAGATCTTGAGAGAGCTCTTTAGACAGAGCTTTCCTCCTGCCCCGCAGCCCACCCCCCTCCTGCTCCCCTCGCCTCCCTAACGCTGGGACTCCTTCATCACCCACCGTTTCCCCTTTTGTCGTGGCGGCCGTCCAGTTTCCATCAGACCCGCAGGGAGAACAAGACTAATTCACGTGCCAACCTGGGAGCCGCAGCTCACCCGGCAACAGATGAGGCCCTTTGTGCTTAATAAGAGGCCCCCAAGTGCTGACTGCACGCGAGTCCCAGGAAGCCGCGCGGGGGCAGGGGCTCACCGCCACCCCCTACACGGCGGACTGGTTTTCGGTGCACGCGTAGACGGTGCTCGGCTGGATCCGCCTCCGGATCCGCTCAGGCACTTTGGGGAGGGTCTGGAAGGTCTGGGGCAGCAGCTCCAGGCAGGCCTCGCGGAACTTCTTGATTCGCCAGCAGTAGACGATGGGGTTGAAGACGGACTTGAGGTAGCTGAGCCCCAGGATGCAAGAGCTGGTGGCGTAGAAGGAGGGGCCGCAGTAGAACCTCCGGCTGAACACGGACAGCAGGCTGTAGACGGAGTGCGGCAGCCAGCACAGCGAGAAGCCCACGAAGAGGATCAGGATGGTGGTGAAGGCCTTGGTTTTGAAGCTCAGGTCCAGGCTGACCTGCTGCTGCCGCTGCAGCCGCCGCAGGCCGGCGCGGGGCAGCCGCCGCAGGTCCAGGCTGTCCGACTGGTTGTGCACGCGCACGGCGTTCTTGCGCACCGTGTGCAGGATGCCCAGGTAGGAGCCGAGCATCACGGCGAAGGGCGCGAAGAAGGCGGCGCCCAGCAGCGCCAGCACGTAGGCGCGGCCGGCCGGCAGGTCGGTGTAGCCCAGCACGCACTGCGGCGCCCGCGCCGGCACCTCCAccagcggccaggcggccagcgACGGGGCCGAGACGCAGAAGGACAGCGCCCAGGACGCGGCGATGATCACCTTGGCCCTGCGGGGGTTCAGCCTGTCCTGGCGCTGGACGATGATGAGGAAGCGGTCCACGCTGATGATGAGCAGGATAGCCACGCCCTCCAGGACGAAGAACCAGTAGAGCGCGGCCGAGAGCCGGCAGAAGGAGTCCCCGAAGCGCCAGCGGACGGTGACGAGGGTGG
The sequence above is drawn from the Tursiops truncatus isolate mTurTru1 chromosome 14, mTurTru1.mat.Y, whole genome shotgun sequence genome and encodes:
- the GPR45 gene encoding probable G-protein coupled receptor 45, with amino-acid sequence MNRKSPPVAPEEGGSSQPLQRPPDPRQPGGRCSRQTEGRRPRGAEAPSSPCCPGSRISSTMACNRSSIETYEYLLPSGSHAADPGPPAPPAPLRVSLAVLMMLTGVVGLLGNAVVCIIVYQRPAMRSAINLLLATLAFSDIMLSLCCAPFAAATLVTVRWRFGDSFCRLSAALYWFFVLEGVAILLIISVDRFLIIVQRQDRLNPRRAKVIIAASWALSFCVSAPSLAAWPLVEVPARAPQCVLGYTDLPAGRAYVLALLGAAFFAPFAVMLGSYLGILHTVRKNAVRVHNQSDSLDLRRLPRAGLRRLQRQQQVSLDLSFKTKAFTTILILFVGFSLCWLPHSVYSLLSVFSRRFYCGPSFYATSSCILGLSYLKSVFNPIVYCWRIKKFREACLELLPQTFQTLPKVPERIRRRIQPSTVYACTENQSAV